The genomic DNA ACTTTAACAACATACCATCCAACAGTATCATTTGATTTCATAGATGTTTTTATAATCAATCATCAACTCTCTCtgttatatgtatgtgtgtattgggCACTGTTTTACACCGTGAAGATTTCCGAACTTTAcaggcgagagagagagagagagagagagagagagaggagaccaacaacaaacaaaccttgTCATTAGAATAAAGGGCCCTATCTACGTGATGGAAATAATAGTCGCGCGAGCAACTTACTGACTACTagaaagcgccctctgtgtcagcAGCTTAgtgcaaaaattgccagttttttagACGGCACCCCAGTTTTCAGCTTGCCATTGGAAGTTAGGTCGTGCAGTTACCATTGCAACGATAAttatggcacaatacgtcccctTATAAACAAAATAGGTTTCTATCATGGTACAAACTGCCAATttatgtccaacatttttacacattaaacaGAAAATCTGTACCTGCAGGGTCTGACACACGTGTGTTAACTGTCTTCAAAAGAGGGTAAACTTGGCAGAGTGgtcgtacaaacgtatatagcaagtaacaattaattctattttatcctttactgTTACGTATCATGAAtgaatacaaataaaatgtctAATTTTAACCCTGGCGCGACAcaaagggctgagccctatatgatATTATGGTTTTCTAACAGGGCTCCCTTTTGAAGTGAATGGACTCCTCGGAtaatgtttatttgtattacTGTTCAGTCTTGGATTCTTCAGTGTTGTCCAAAATCAATGGTTTACATATCAGTTTCACGCttccacattgtatacaatagttttggccaaattttgatgGTAACAGTGTGTTGAATTGACATTATTTTCTGAAACTGAACTGATTGTTAAAGATATTGTACTGGAGAAATATTATTCTGCACAATGTTGAAGTGTGTATGTCTTAAAGCGATGTAACTTTGGGATTCCTAAATAGAGATATGTAATCAGTCTTGGCAACCGATGAATTATTAAACTGTGACCTCTGAGCCAAAGGTGACTTGAATGCATATATTCTTAGAACTGCAGATTAAGAAAAAGCTAAATAAATTTAAAACCTATCTCTCTCTTTTTTCTTACAGTATTTCCTGATACATGTTATTCCAGACCAGATTATGTCGTTTGGTAGTAGCACAGAGCCATGTGGGAATGCATTTGTTACGTCCATTGGAAAGCTTGGTTTGgaggaaaacaagaaaattaccaaGGCTTTCATGGAACATGTACAGAAGACGCTTGGAATTCAACCGACCAGGTATTTGGAAATGAAATTTGCTTCGTTCTGATATAATTCTTGCCAACAGTCTTGGAGAGGGCCTATTCAAATTCGACTTACCTGCAAAACCTACTTATCCATCAAGACTTTTCTACCACATGTCTAAAATCTTAGGACACAAGTAAATGTCATAGGTAATCCCACGCACCACCCTATTATATGCAAGTTTACCTCGGTATCAGAGCACACATTTATATCCGAAAGTGAGACCAAATATATTACTTCTCAAAGAAGCCAGCAAAAGAAACGTTTATGTTATCCAGGTGATAAGTTTATTTGCAGAAGATCCTTGGAAATGCCTCTCTTGCTCTAAAACTTATTTCTACTCCTCCGTGCtgaaagtattttgaaatttttttctgtgattCTGGTAATAGAATGATCAGAATTTGAAAGCTTCGCGATATGCAAGGAAAGCTGGGACTTGCTTGTAACCTTTAAcccaaaataatatttcttatgGGCACGTCAGATGACTGAAACTCTTCAGACTATGACACAGGATTAAAGTTGTAAGACAACTGTTACCACgggaaatttgcaaaatatcttaAAATTGGCCTTCGTGATTTATTTGAAAGAGGGCAATGATAATTGTAACTCGGGCTTGCGGGCTTACTATTGTTCAACCCTTCAAAGGTGACGTTATTAAACTGCATGCAATTTTCGCAAGTTTTCAAATACCACaaagtttgtcaaaaacattttaaTCTTCACGCCTTTTCCGTTCTTTTTACCCTTCTTAATCGCCCTAATTCGTCAAGCACACTTCACTCATGGCAGCCATTCTCTCCTTTCAGACTCTACGTCATCTTCAACGATGAAAAAGAGATGAATGTTGGCTACAATTTGAAAACCTTTGCTGATCTACCAACCTATGCTGGTCCCTGAACAAGCGACATTGAGCGGCGACACGTAGAATTT from Ptychodera flava strain L36383 chromosome 12, AS_Pfla_20210202, whole genome shotgun sequence includes the following:
- the LOC139145684 gene encoding macrophage migration inhibitory factor-like; its protein translation is MPYISIFTNVSRDKIPADFLTTTTKLMVELIGKPEEYFLIHVIPDQIMSFGSSTEPCGNAFVTSIGKLGLEENKKITKAFMEHVQKTLGIQPTRLYVIFNDEKEMNVGYNLKTFADLPTYAGP